One stretch of Prunus persica cultivar Lovell chromosome G1, Prunus_persica_NCBIv2, whole genome shotgun sequence DNA includes these proteins:
- the LOC18789586 gene encoding cytochrome P450 CYP749A22, translating to MTTSGALIIFLSSFLCLLLVLAFIKILHKLWWTPIRMQKLMALQGIKGPSYRFIHGNTKEISNMKKEVMGRPRILSHDIFSVVQPHIHSWTKIYGKNFLQWHGSRAQLVITEPELCKEILNNKGRAYPKREPTNISKKLLGDGLVATTKAEKWAKLRRLATHAFHGESLKSMIPEMVASAENMLERWKVYEGKEIEVYEEFRLFTSEVISRTAFGSSYTEGQDIFGMLMKLGSLVFKNIFKVRVPGISKLFKTSDEIKSEQLEKGIHASITEMVKKRETKTMTGENDSFGSDFLGLLLKANHETNENQRISVQEIIDECKTFYFAGQETTNTLLAWTVFLLALHTDWQEEARKEVLQLFGKGTPNLDGIGKLTTMSMIINETLRLYPPAVLVLRNVEREVRLGKLIVPSNLELVVSIVALHHDPQIWGQDVQLFKPERFSEGIAKATNNNVGAFIPFSMGPRICVGLNFATTEAKIALSMILQRYAFTLSPGYVHSPFHHLTVRPQHGVQVRLQPL from the exons ATGACTACTTCGGGAGCCCTAATAATCTTTCTTTCAAGCTTTCTGTGTCTTCTTCTTGTCTTAGCTTTCATCAAGATCCTTCACAAACTATGGTGGACTCCGATTCGCATGCAGAAGCTGATGGCTTTGCAGGGGATCAAGGGCCCTTCTTACAGATTCATCCATGGAAACACCAAAGAAATCTCCAACATGAAAAAGGAAGTCATGGGCAGGCCTCGCATTTTATCACACGACATATTTTCTGTAGTTCAACCTCACATTCACTCGTGGACCAAGATATATG GGAAAAATTTTCTTCAATGGCATGGTTCTCGGGCTCAGTTGGTCATAACAGAACCTGAGTTGTGCAAAGAGATACTGAATAACAAAGGCAGAGCTTATCCGAAAAGAGAGCCCACAAACATTTCGAAGAAGCTATTGGGAGATGGCCTTGTGGCAACAACCAAAGCTGAAAAATGGGCAAAATTGCGAAGGCTGGCCACCCATGCTTTCCATGGAGAGAGTTTAAAA agTATGATTCCAGAAATGGTAGCTAGTGCCGAGAATATGCTAGAAAGGTGGAAAGTTTACGAAGGAAAAGAGATTGAGGTGTATGAAGAGTTTAGATTGTTCACGTCGGAAGTGATTTCCAGAACAGCATTTGGCAGCAGCTATACAGAAGGACAGGACATATTTGGGATGTTGATGAAGTTAGGCTCCCTAGtattcaaaaatattttcaaagtCAGAGTTCCTGGCATCAG TAAGCTCTTCAAAACCAGCGATGAGATCAAATCAGAACAACTGGAGAAAGGAATCCATGCCTCCATAACAGAGATGGTTAAGAAAAGAGAAACGAAGACAATGACTGGAGAAAACGACAGCTTTGGGAGTGATTTTCTTGGATTGCTTTTGAAGGCTAATCATGAAACCAATGAGAACCAGAGGATTTCGGTGCAGGAGATAATTGATGAGTGCAAGACGTTTTACTTTGCCGGACAAGAAACCACTAATACTTTGCTTGCTTGGACTGTCTTTCTTCTGGCACTCCATACAGATTGGCAAGAGGAAGCAAGAAAGGAGGTGCTACAATTATTTGGCAAAGGAACTCCAAATCTTGATGGCATTGGCAAACTGACAACA ATGAGTATGATCATCAATGAGACTCTAAGGTTATATCCCCCTGCTGTTTTAGTTCTAAGGAACGTTGAAAGGGAAGTTAGACTAGGAAAGCTGATTGTTCCTAGTAATCTTGAATTGGTTGTCTCAATCGTAGCACTCCACCATGATCCTCAAATCTGGGGACAAGATGTGCAACTTTTCAAACCAGAGAGATTCTCGGAAGGGATTGCCAAAGCAACCAACAATAATGTAGGCGCTTTCATACCCTTTTCAATGGGACCTCGAATTTGTGTGGGCTTGAACTTCGCGACAACTGAAGCGAAGATTGCTTTGTCGATGATTCTACAACGTTATGCCTTCACCCTTTCCCCGGGTTATGTCCACTCCCCCTTTCATCATCTTACAGTTCGGCCACAACATGGAGTTCAGGTAAGGCTACAACCACTTTGA
- the LOC109949126 gene encoding uncharacterized protein LOC109949126, which yields MDTQDTSPSVLLFFDKERFIFNAGEYESQLGSHPIASGELGYEIQIREAVVHPNCLTILRFKESRPPSKRRKVMKKLQNKAHRIKQRAAQNYSNFAILIAPSHY from the exons ATGGATACACAGGATACATCTCCTTCAGTGTTGCTATTCTTTGACAAGGAaagatttatatttaatgctggAGAG tatGAATCACAGTTAGGCAGTCATCCAATTGCTTCAG GTGAGCTTGGGTACGAAATCCAAATACGAGAAGCAGTCGTTCACCCAAATTGTTTAACCATTCTTCGCTTTAAAG AGTCAAGACCTCcatcaaagagaagaaaagtcatgaagaaattgcaaaacaaaGCCCACCGAATTAAACAACGTGCTGCTCAAAACTATTCAAATTTTGCTATTTTAATAGCTCCTTCCCACTATTAA
- the LOC109949122 gene encoding cytochrome P450 CYP749A22-like, translating to MTALGGLIIILPSFLCLLLVLAFIKILHKLWWTPIRIKNLMALQGIKGPSYRFIYGNTKEISNMKKEVMGRPQILSHDILSVVQPHIHSWTKIYGKNYLQWHGSLAQLVITEPELCKQILNNKGRAYLKREPPHLVKKLLGDGLVATTKAEKWAKLRKLATHAFHGESLKSMIPEMVASAETMLERWTVYEGKEIEVFEEFRLFTSEVISRTAFGSSYVEGQDIFEMLMKLGFLIFKNILKVRVPGISKFFKTSDEIESDKLEKGIHASIIELVRKRENKAMAGEKNSFGSDFLGLLLKANHESNDNENQRISVDELIDECKTFYFAGQETTNTLLSWTVFLLALHTDWQEEARKEVLQLFGKQTPNLDGIGKLKTMSMIINEALRLYPPAVSVTRNVEREVRLGKLIVPSNLELVVSIVALHHDPQIWGQDVQLFKPERFSEGVAKATNNHVGAFIPFGLGPRTCVGLNFATTEAKIALSMILQQYAFTLSPGYVHLPLHYLTVRPQHGVQVMLHSL from the exons ATGACTGCTTTGGGAGGACTAATAATCATTCTTCCAAGCTTTCTGTGTCTGCTCCTTGTCTTAGCTTTCATCAAGATCCTTCACAAACTATGGTGGACTCCGATTCGCATAAAGAACCTGATGGCTTTGCAGGGGATCAAAGGCCCTTCTTACAGATTCATCTATGGAAACACCAAAGAAATCTCCAACATGAAAAAGGAAGTCATGGGCAGGCCCCAGATTTTATCACACGACATACTTTCTGTAGTTCAACCTCACATTCACTCGTGGACCAAGATTTATG GGAAGAATTATCTTCAATGGCATGGTTCTCTGGCTCAGTTGGTCATTACAGAACCTGAGTTGTGCAAACAGATACTGAATAACAAAGGCAGAGCTTATTTGAAAAGAGAGCCCCCACACCTTGTGAAGAAGCTATTGGGCGATGGCCTTGTGGCAACAACCAAAGCTGAAAAATGGGCAAAACTACGAAAGCTGGCCACCCATGCCTTCCATGGAGAGAGTTTAAAA AGTATGATTCCAGAAATGGTAGCTAGTGCCGAGACGATGCTAGAAAGGTGGACAGTTTATGAAGGAAAAGAGATTGAGGTGTTTGAAGAGTTTAGATTGTTCACTTCGGAAGTGATTTCCAGAACAGCATTTGGCAGCAGCTATGTAGAAGGACAGGACATTTTTGAGATGTTGATGAAGTTAGGATTCCTAATATTCAAAAATATTCTCAAAGTCAGGGTTCCTGGAATCAG TAAGTTTTTCAAAACCAGCGATGAGATTGAATCGGATAAACTTGAGAAAGGAATTCATGCCTCCATAATAGAGCTGGttaggaaaagagaaaataaggcAATGGCTGGAGAAAAGAACAGCTTTGGGAGTGATTTTCTTGGATTACTTTTGAAGGCTAATCATGAATCCAATGACAATGAGAACCAGAGGATTTCGGTGGATGAGTTAATTGATGAGTGCAAGACGTTTTACTTTGCTGGACAAGAAACCACTAATACATTGCTTTCTTGGACTGTCTTTCTCCTGGCACTCCATACGGATTGGCAAGAGGAAGCAAGAAAGGAGGTGCTACAActatttggaaaacaaactccaaATCTTGATGGCATTGGCAAACTGAAAACA ATGAGTATGATCATCAATGAGGCTCTAAGGTTATATCCCCCTGCTGTTTCGGTTACGAGGAATGTAGAAAGGGAAGTTAGACTAGGAAAGCTGATTGTTCCTAGTAATCTTGAATTGGTTGTCTCAATCGTAGCACTTCACCATGATCCTCAAATCTGGGGACAAGATGTGCAACTTTTCAAACCAGAGAGATTCTCAGAAGGGGTTGCCAAAGCAACCAACAATCATGTTGGTGCGTTCATACCCTTTGGATTGGGACCTCGAACTTGTGTAGGCTTGAACTTTGCGACGACTGAAGCGAAGATTGCTTTGTCAATGATTCTACAACAATACGCATTCACCCTTTCCCCAGGTTACGTCCACTTGCCCTTGCATTATCTTACAGTTCGGCCACAACATGGAGTTCAGGTAATGCTG
- the LOC18791980 gene encoding cytochrome P450 CYP749A22 translates to MTTLGGLIIVLSSFLCLLLVLGFIKILHKLWWTPIRMQKLMALQGIRGPSYRFIYGNTKEISNMQKEVMGRPHILSHDIFSVVQPHVHSWTNIYGKNYLQWHGSRAQLVVTEPELCKEILNNKGRAYLKKEAPNISKKLFGDGLAATNKAEKWAKLRKLATHAFHGESLKSMIPEMVASAEKMVERWKVYEGKEIEVFEEFRLFTSEVISRTAFGSSYSEGQDIFEMLRKLSFLIFKNILKVRVPGISKLFKTSDEIESEKLEKGIHASIIEMVKKREKKTMTGENGSFGSDFLGLLLKANHEANENQRISVQEIIDECKTFYFAGQETANTLLCWTVFLLALHTDWQEEARKEVLQLFGKQTPNLDGIGKLTTMSMIINETLRLYPPAVQVQRRVEREVRLGKLIVPSNLEFDVSIVALHHDPQIWGQDVQLFKPERFSEGVAKATNNHVGAFIPFSMGPRICVGLNFATTEVKIALSMILQRYAFTLSPGYVHSPLHLITVRPQHGVQVRLQPL, encoded by the exons ATGACTACTTTGGGAGGCCTAATAATCGTTCTTTCAAGCTTTCTGTGTCTGCTCCTTGTCTTAGGTTTCATCAAGATCCTTCACAAACTATGGTGGACTCCGATTCGCATGCAGAAGCTGATGGCTTTGCAGGGGATCAGAGGCCCTTCTTACAGATTCATCTATGGAAATACCAAAGAAATCTCCAACATGCAAAAGGAAGTCATGGGCAGGCCTCACATTTTATCACACGACATATTTTCTGTAGTTCAACCTCACGTTCACTCGTGGACCAACATATATG GGAAGAATTATCTTCAATGGCATGGTTCTCGAGCTCAGTTGGTCGTAACAGAACCTGAGTTGTGCAAAGAGATACTAAATAACAAAGGCAGAGCTTATCTGAAAAAAGAGGCCCCAAACATTTCGAAGAAGCTATTTGGAGATGGCCTTGCGGCAACAAACAAAGCTGAAAAATGGGCAAAATTGCGAAAGCTGGCCACCCATGCTTTCCATGGAGAGAGTTTAAAA AGCATGATTCCAGAAATGGTAGCTAGTGCTGAGAAGATGGTAGAAAGGTGGAAAGTTTATGAAGGAAAAGAGATTGAGGTGTTTGAAGAGTTTAGATTGTTCACTTCGGAAGTGATTTCGAGAACAGCATTTGGCAGCAGCTATTCAGAAGGACAGGACATATTTGAAATGTTGAGGAAGTTAAGCTTCCTAATATTCAAAAATATTCTCAAAGTCAGGGTTCCTGGCATCAG TAAGCTCTTCAAAACCAGCGATGAGATCGAATCGGAAAAACTTGAGAAAGGAATCCATGCCTCCATAATAGAGATGgttaagaaaagagaaaagaagacaaTGACTGGAGAAAACGGCAGCTTTGGGAGTGATTTTCTTGGATTACTTCTGAAGGCTAATCATGAAGCCAATGAGAACCAGAGGATTTCGGTGCAGGAGATAATTGATGAGTGCAAGACGTTTTACTTTGCCGGACAAGAAACCGCTAATACTTTGCTTTGTTGGACTGTTTTTCTTCTGGCACTCCATACGGATTGGCAAGAGGAAGCAAGAAAGGAGGTGCTACAATTATTTGGCAAGCAAACTCCAAATCTTGATGGCATTGGCAAACTGACAACA ATGAGTATGATCATCAATGAGACTCTAAGGTTATATCCCCCTGCCGTTCAAGTTCAAAGGAGAGTCGAAAGGGAAGTTAGACTAGGAAAACTGATTGTTCCTAGTAATCTTGAATTCGATGTCTCAATCGTAGCACTTCACCATGATCCTCAAATCTGGGGACAAGATGTGCAACTTTTCAAACCAGAGAGATTCTCGGAAGGGGTTGCCAAAGCAACCAACAATCATGTAGGCGCATTCATACCCTTTTCAATGGGACCTCGAATTTGTGTGGGCTTAAACTTTGCGACTACAGAAGTGAAGATTGCTTTGTCGATGATTCTACAACGTTACGCCTTCACCCTTTCCCCGGGTTATGTCCACTCGCCCTTACATCTTATTACAGTTCGTCCACAACATGGAGTACAGGTAAGGCTACAACCACTTTGA